The Streptomyces sp. NBC_01689 genome includes a window with the following:
- a CDS encoding ATP-binding cassette domain-containing protein, producing the protein MTSIDVHDLTKEYGGRRAVDHLTFRVLPGRVTGFLGPNGAGKSTTMRLVLGLDRPTSGSARVGGRAYASLGEPLRHVGALLDAQAPHGSRTARDHLRVLAASNRVPERRVDQVLEEAGLASVARNRVRTYSLGMRQRLGIAAALLGDPPVILLDEPSNGLDPEGIVWMRELLRELARQGRTVLVSSHLMNETASFADHLVVLGRGRLLADMPLRAFVDARVRPRVRVRTTRGDALGDLFTRHGIEAARGADGGWTVLGARVEDIGRLAAGARLPILELAAEEATLEQAYLDLTRDETEFAGTPAPIRPQEA; encoded by the coding sequence ATGACCAGCATCGACGTGCACGACCTGACCAAGGAGTACGGCGGCAGACGCGCCGTGGACCACCTCACCTTCCGTGTTCTCCCGGGCCGCGTCACCGGATTCCTCGGACCCAACGGCGCCGGGAAGTCCACCACCATGCGGCTCGTCCTGGGCCTGGACCGGCCCACCTCCGGGAGCGCCCGCGTCGGAGGCCGCGCGTACGCCTCCCTCGGTGAGCCGCTGCGGCACGTGGGCGCCCTGCTCGACGCGCAGGCTCCGCACGGGTCGCGGACCGCCCGCGACCATCTGCGCGTGCTCGCCGCGAGCAACCGGGTCCCCGAACGCCGCGTGGACCAGGTCCTCGAGGAGGCCGGGCTCGCGTCCGTCGCGCGGAACCGGGTGAGGACGTACTCCCTGGGCATGCGCCAGCGGCTGGGCATCGCCGCCGCGCTGCTCGGCGACCCGCCCGTGATCCTGCTCGACGAACCCTCCAACGGCCTCGACCCCGAAGGGATCGTCTGGATGCGGGAGTTGCTGCGCGAGCTGGCACGACAGGGCCGTACGGTCCTGGTCTCCAGCCACCTGATGAACGAGACCGCGTCCTTCGCCGACCACCTCGTCGTCCTCGGCCGCGGCCGGCTCCTCGCCGACATGCCCCTGCGGGCGTTCGTCGACGCGCGGGTGCGGCCGAGGGTGCGGGTGCGCACCACGCGGGGCGACGCCCTGGGCGACCTGTTCACCCGGCACGGCATCGAGGCCGCCCGGGGCGCGGACGGAGGCTGGACCGTGCTCGGCGCCCGCGTGGAGGACATCGGGCGTCTCGCGGCGGGCGCCCGGCTGCCGATCCTCGAACTGGCCGCGGAGGAGGCGACGTTGGAGCAGGCGTACCTGGATCTGACGCGCGACGAGACC